A genome region from Meriones unguiculatus strain TT.TT164.6M chromosome 2, Bangor_MerUng_6.1, whole genome shotgun sequence includes the following:
- the LOC132652521 gene encoding LOW QUALITY PROTEIN: uncharacterized protein LOC132652521 (The sequence of the model RefSeq protein was modified relative to this genomic sequence to represent the inferred CDS: inserted 1 base in 1 codon; deleted 2 bases in 2 codons; substituted 4 bases at 4 genomic stop codons), producing MGQTMATPLSLTLDHFSEVKYRAHNLSVEVRKAKWQAFCSSEWPAFQVEWPPEGTFHLDTILAVKTKTLQAEGGHPDQVPYVLTWEDIVRHPPPWVRPFVLPTETPSTTVCAVKEEEKKKVLTSPEADLLLDLPPPYPPAMAPTPASSLAGSPARPPTVSPVSFPEAVSSPSGPKAGLACNFPSPLSGPSAGAVGPSALPLQTPPEVLLHSPADPAQNERGPAAGTFPEGDGQYPLQYWPFSTADLYNWKAHNPSFSENPQALTDLFESVLFSHQPTWDNCQQLLQTLLTTEERGRILLKARKNVPGXDGRPTVLPNEINNRFPLSRPDWDYNTPEGRQHLKVYCQTLMAGLRGAARRPTNLTKVREVVQGPEESPAAYLERLMDAFRRFTPYDPASDEHRATVAVSFIDQSARDIRKKLQKLEGLQDKSLKDLVQVAEKVFYSRKTEKKRKKKTEKTGDKRERDKRQDKKLTKILATIVQESCTKRERVPGNRKGPLSKDQCAYCKETGHWRRDCPKRKKKQLNSQATETRVLLTLNNDSDXGGRGSVPLPEPRVTLKVEGKPVHFLVDTGAQHSVLLQDSGAKKEKKSWVQGATGCKQYTWTTRRTVNLGVGQVSHSFLVMPDCPYPLLGQDILTKIGAHINFNPEGPQVTDKRGDPIHVLTIHLKDEYRLFKNLKEGKKDIDWWVKKYPEAWAKTAGLGKARKQPPVQIELKPQAAPVAVRQYPMSKEAHDGIRPHIQRLLDLGVLKRCQSAWNTPLLPVRKPGSNNYRPVQDLREVNKQVMDLHPTVPNPYNLLRSLPPDRAWYTVLDLKDAFFCLQLSPASQDIFTFKWKDPDSGVSGQLTWTRLPQGFKNSPTIFDEALHRDLAHFRATNTQVTLLQYMDDILLAADCQKTCLKTTGQLLQELGELGYRASAKKAQICRKQVSYLGYILKEGKRWLSEARKETVFHIPPPQTAKQLREFLGTAGFCRLWIPGFAEMAAPLYALTKGNDSFSWGKDEQAAFNNIKQALMSAPALGLPDVTKPFHLYVAENQGMAKGVLTQNIGPXKRPVAYLSKKLDPVAAGWPTCLRIIAAVAALVKDADKLTLGQDLTVYAPHALESVVRQPPDRWLTNARMTHYQTLLLNNDRITFAPAMGLNPATLXPDPEIQPPEHDCLQVLAEEQGWRKDLKDQPLPDAEVTYYTDGSSFLKNEKRKAGAAVVDGHKVIWAQALPEGTSAQXAELIALTQALTLGKDKKINIYTDSRYAFATAHVHGAIYQQRGLLTSAGKEIKNKNKILALLNALLLPTKVSIIHCLGHQKGNSKAAKGNNMADQEAKAAARVSPAPMILTTELPEKEQLKYSEDDLEQIQRKQGTFDANLGAWIDFKGKVILPQEDAKRLIAQMHQWTHLGARKLTEIVLQSPYRILNLTALTEKVTQTCIPCQKVNIGKNFQSSEKRLRGTRPGMHWEVDFTEIKPARYGNKYLLVFVDTFSGWVEAFPTKKETALVVAKKILEDIFSRFGVPKVIGSDNGPAFVAQVSQEVARFLGTNWKLHCAYRPQSSGQAERINKTLKETLTKLTMETGGDWVVLLPLALFRVRNTPSLLNLMPFKLLYGVPAPLTLLGDPLDITSGNSDLLSRLKGLQLIKKKKNLKKVDSEYAPGSLEVPHQFQVGDLVYVRRHRSQNLEPRWKGPYCILLTTPTAVKVEGIAAWIHASHVKPAPEDATSDWKIQSSDNPL from the exons ATGGGACAGACGATGGCTACACCCTTATCTCTCACCCTTGACCACTTCTCAGAAGTAAAATATAGGGCACATAATCTCTCAGTGGAAGTTAGAAAAGCAAAGTGGCAAGCCTTTTGCTCCTCGGAATGGCCtgcttttcaggttgaatggccaccgGAGGGCACCTTTCACCTTGACACGATTCTTGCTGTTAAGACTAAGACTCTCCAAGCGGAGGGGGGCCATCCTGatcaggtaccttatgtcctaacCTGGGAGGATATTGTTCGCCATCCACCCCCTTGGGTGCgcccctttgttctccccacagagACTCCGTCGACAACTGTTTGTGCCgttaaggaagaggagaaaaagaaagtgctcacttCTCCAGAAGCAGACCTCCTTCTTGACCTTCCGCCCCCTTATCCGCCAGCCATGGCCCCTACCCCTGCCAGTTCCCTGGCTGGTTCTCCTGCCAGACCTCCGACCGTTTCCCCTGTCAGTTTCCCGGAGGCTGTCAGTTCTCCCTCGGGGCCTAAGGCGGGGCTAGCATGTAACTTTCCTAGTCCCCTCTCAGGTCCCTCAGCAGGAGCTGTCGGTCCCTCAGCGCTGCCGCTGCAGACACCACCAGAGGTTCTGCTGCACTCACCAGCTGACCCTGCTCAGAATGAAAggggcccagcagctggaac atTTCCAGAGGGGGATGGGCAATACCCCCTTCAGTACTGgcctttttccacagctgatctctacaattggaaggctcacaatccctctttttctgagaacccccaagccttgactgacttgtttgaatctgtccttttctctcaccagcccacttgggataattgccaacagcttttacagacactcctgactaCCGAGGAAAGGGGACGAATTCTTTTAAAAGCAAGGAAGAATGTCCCGG CAGATGGGAGGCCTACAGTTCTCCCCAACGAGATTAATAATAGGTTTCCTCTCTCTCGTCCTGattgggattacaatacaccagagggtaggcagcacttgaaggtttactgccagactctaatggcgggtctccgtggggctgctcgaagacccaccaatttgactaaggtaagagaagtggtccaggggccggaggaatctcctgcagcctacttaGAACGGCTGATGGATGCATTCCGCCGGTTTACTCCCTATGACCCTGCTTCAGATGAGCACAGGGCAACAGTagctgtatctttcatagatcagtcagctagggatattcgtaaaaaacttcagaaattagaaggtctgcaggataagtcgttgaaggatttagtgcaagtagcagaaaaagtcttctatagtcgaaaaacagaaaaaaaaagaaaaaagaaaacagaaaaaacaggagataagagagagagagacaagaggcaggataaaaaattgacTAAGATTCTGGCCACCATAGTTCAGGAAAGTTGTACTaaaagggagagagttcctggcaaccgtaagggccctttgtctaaggaccagtgtgcctactgcaaggagacgggacactggaggagggattgccccaaaagaaagaagaagcagcTGAATTCTCAAGCCACAGAGACCAGGGTCCTCCTGACCTTAAACAATGACAGTGATTAGGGAGGACGGGGTTCGGTTCCCCTCCCCGAACCCAGGGTAACCctcaaggtggaggggaagccagtccattttctagtggatactggcgctcagcattcagttctgttgcaagactcaggggctaaaaaagaa aaaaaatcatgggttcaaggggccactggatgtaagcaatatacatggactacccgaagaacagTGAACCTTGGAGTGGGCCAGgtatcccactcattcttagtcatgcctgactgcccatacccattgctgggacaggatatcctgaccaaaataggagcccacatcAATTTTAACCCAGAAGGCCCACAGGTTACAGATAAAAGAGGGGATCCTATTCACGTGCTTACAATTCACTTGAAAGATGAATACcggctatttaaaaatttaaaagaggggaaaaaagacattgactggtgggtaaaaaaataccctgaggcctgggctaaaacagctggcttagggaaagcaagaaagcaaccgccagtccagatagagctaaaacctcaggcagccccagttgcagtgcggcagtatccaatgtctaaggaagcccatgatgggattcgccctcatatacagcgactccttgacctaggggttttAAAAAGGTGTCAATCTGCTTGGAATACTCCATTACTGCCAGTCCGGAAGCCTGGGAGCAACAATTATCGGCCTGTGcaagacctgagggaagttaacaaacaggttatgGACTTACATCCAACAGTCCCCAACCCATATAACCTGCTGcgctcccttccccctgacagagcctggtatactgttctagaccttaaagatgcattcttttgtcttcaacttagccctgccagccaagacattttcaCTTTTAAATGGAAAGATCCTGACTCCGGGGTCTCGGGCCAACTAACATGGACTCGACTTCCCCAAGGATTTAAGaattctcctaccatatttgatgaagccctgcaccgagacctggcacacttccgggccacaaatactcaggtaactcttctccagtacatggatgacatcttactagctgcagattgtcagaaaacctgtctcaaaaccactggccaactgttacaagaattgggcgaactcggctatagagcatcagcaaagaaggcccagatatgccggaaacaggtcagttacctggggtatatactgaaggaaggaaaaagatggttatcggaggctagaaaagagactgtgtttcatattccccctccgcAAACTgcaaaacaactgagggaatttcttggtacagcggggttttgccgattatggattcctgggttcgctgaaatggcagcccctctgtatgcccttacaaagggcaatgactctttttcctggggaaaagatgaacaggctgcatttaataatattaaacaggctttaatgtcggctccagccttgggacttcctgatgtcactaaaccttttcatctctatgtggccgagaaccaGGGAATGGCTAAAGGGGTGTTAACTCAAAATATTGGACCCTGAAAGAGACCGGtagcttatctatctaaaaagcttgatccagtagcagcaggatggccgacctgccttcggataatagcagcagtcgccgcattggtaaaggatgctgacaagctgaccttgggacaagatcttactgtttatgcccctcatgcccttgagagtgttgtcagacagccacctgatcgctggctcacgaatgcGCGCATGACTCATTATCAaactttgcttttgaataatgacaggattacttttgccccagcaatggggctaaaccctgccaccctgtgaccagatccagagattcagcccccagagcatgattgcttgcaggtgttggcggaagaacagggatggcgaaaggacttaaaGGACCAGCCTctgccagatgctgaggtgacatattacacagatgggagtagctttttgaaaaatgaaaaaagaaaagcaggagcagcggtggtggatggacacaaggtaatatgggcccaagcgctgcctgaaggcacctctgctcaatgagcagaactaattgccttaactcaagcattaactttggggaaagacaaaaagataaacatctacactgacagcAGATATGCCTTTGCTacggcccatgtgcacggggccatctaccaGCAGAGAGGACTATTGACGTCAGctggtaaagaaattaaaaataaaaataaaatcttggccttgctcaatgccttactactgcccaccaaggtaagcataattcactgcctgggacatcagaagggaaattccaaggcagcaaagggaaataacatggctgatcaggaggctaaagcagctgctagagtaagtcctgctccaatgatattaactactgaattgccagagaaggaacagctaaaatactcggaggatgacctggagcaaatacagagaaaacaagggacaTTTGATGCTAATTTGGGAGCATGGATTGACTTCAAAGGTAAGGTCATTTTgccacaggaagatgctaagagactaatagcacaaatgcatcaatggactcatttaggggcaagaaaattgactgaaattgttctccaatctccttaccgaatactaaacctcactgccCTAACCGAAAAAGTGACTCAGACATGTATCCCTTGCCAAAAGGTAAACatagggaagaatttccaaagctCGGAAAAACGGTTAaggggaactagacctggaatgcattgggaagtggactttACCGAGATCAAGCCGGCcaggtatggaaataaatatcttctagtctttgtagataccttctcaggatgggtggaagcttttcccaccaagaaagagactgctctggttgtagccaagaagattttagaagacattttttcccggtttggagttccaaaggtaatcgggtcagacaatgggccggccttcgttgctcaggtaagtcaggaggtggccagatttttgggaactaattggaaattacattgtgcatatagaccccaaagttcaggacaggcagAACGaataaataaaactctaaaagagacccttactaaattgaccatggagactggcggtgactgggtggtactcctccctctggctctttttagGGTCAGGAATACTCCTTCCTTGTTGAATCTCATGCCTTTTAAACTATTGTatggagttcctgctcccttgactctcctgggagaccctcttgacataactagtggtaactctgacttgttgtccaggttaaagggactgcagcttattaaaaaaaaaaaaaatctgaaa aagGTTGACAGTGAATATGCGCCAGGATCCTTAGAGGTGCCACACCagttccaagttggagacttggtttatgTTCGGCGACACCGTAGTCAAAATTTGGAACCCCGGTGGAAAGGTCCTTactgcatcctgctcaccaccccaacggcTGTGAAGGTAGAAGGCATTGCTGCTTGGATCCACGCATCACACGTCAAACCCGCTCCAGAGGACGCCACttctgactggaaaatccagtccagtgacaatccctta